CGAGCGTTAATTTAAATTTCTCTAACACATTTGTCAAAATCTGATCTGACATCTGCTTGTCTATACTCTcgatctgaaaaagatttttaTACGAGAATTAAAAGGCAACCAGTTTATACTCTGTTCTAACGTACAGACTCGTTTATATATTCTAGCGAGCAAAATTCTTCCACGATACTAGTTATCTTTGATTCCATTTCTTCGTAATCGTTGATCTCTTCTTTCGACAGAGCGTCAAATTTTTCTCCCAGACATGCCAGTTGTTCCAAAAGAGCAGATTTCCTTGACGTAGAATCATTTGTAGCGAGAGTGTTACTGTTTATCAGGACTTTTAATCTGTTCACCTAAGATACGAAAGACGTTAAAATAACGTTATTCTTTGTGAAATTTGATCATACGAATACGTCAGgaaattgttatattttcgttactTGTTCCTCTATGGGTATTAATATTCCTTTTATTTCCTTTGTCTTTATCGGCATTTTTAAGCTTTTATCTTTTTAAACAATTAACGATGATCAAGTCAATTTCGTAACTCTTAGTTGTTTATAAACAAcacgaaaatagtaatcaaTTGATTTTTAATTCGCCATTATAACAATGAAAATCGGTAATCTGTTGATGTTTCGGTGTCACGTACGTACCACATTTCATACagaaaaatgatataaaactaACTGCATATAATTCCCTTTGTCACATACGAAATGTGTTTCACTGTGAGAATTTATACGTTTAAGTAAGGTATGTTTGGATAGAAATTTCGAAGAAACGCGTTTCATCGAAATTACACAAACAGTTTATTTGTTCGCTCATCTAAATGAAAGTTGTCTATACTGATTCTTAGTGAATATACAATAATACATTTGCACGGTGTGAATATGTATGGGATACGGTAAAGAACAGTTCGATAATATCGACGGTGGAGCAAGTCGTGTTTTACCAGTTGCGcgagaaaattaaattacaatctTATATGGAAAAAAGAGTAATTTATTAATGTTGTAAGTAACATAATTGTGTTGTAAATGTCGGATTAATTTTTCGGACTGTTATCGGTGTAATTTAGAAAATAAAACAGCGTATATGGAGAAAAGAGGTCAATCAGGAAAATGTGTTATCAGGTTGAGTTAATCTTCCTTGTATACTCCTTGTAGCTGTTACGTGATGAAAAAGTTTATTGCTTTCTAATAAAATTTCATCGTTCAGTGTATCTTTGTAATTTGGTGGCATCTTGGTGATATTAGAAATGTTATGTAATATGAGCCGAAACGTtggtaattaataattaaatgcaTAAATTGGCTAGTAAATTTGAAATAGAAGAAAAGGTTATGTAATTTCATTGGATCAATAATCTTTACCAGTTGAAATCTTTACCAAATTTTGCACATGACGAATCAATAAAATTGTGTTTATGTTCCTTCTGGTTTTGCATACGTTTGCAATTCGAATGTTCCCCATAGTAGAAATTCATACAACACGTGTATGAATTTTCAACAACGAACTAACATTATCGGGTAAACGTTGAACGTTTTTTCATTATATAATGGCATTTATGTCGAGCGGTTTCTGTTTAGTATCAATTGTTATGTTAGTCGGAAGGatattaaaagtaaattaaaggaaattaatttcccatacacacatatatacatacatacacacatatatacatacatacatcagAATTTTCTCTATATGTACGTGAAGAAGCACGCGCGCGTATAAACGCAACTACACAAGTgtaatgtatttatatatacttgTTTCGATTTCAGATTATAAgggaaaaataaaaactaaTAATCATCGACGTATGATTAAATCTGTTTCTTGTAAAGAAACATCTGTGACTGTCTTAACTTTATTCCTTAGTTAGGGTAAATTATACTAGTCAACAGAATGGTTAAATACTATGAAAATagtataatttttcaatttaattggaATCAAGTGGCAAATGGCTTTTGGCAGAGATATCCTAATCCTAACAGGTAATAAGCGTTTAGGTCTAATTTGCAATGGAACGATATTATTTGGAATAAAACTGGTCTCCCTTTTGTTTCTTTTCTTATTTTCGTGTTTCCCTTATTTCTTTCAGTACCCATGTACTTACAGAGGACACGGTATCGAGGAAAGTTAAAAACGGTATATTATACACGACACGATTATTGACAAAAACCAACAGAGTGCCTAAATGGGGAGAgcgatttattaataaaaacacAGTGAAAATTATCGAGGAGAGTGCGGTGGATCCGAAAACAAAAACTTTAACGACATATACAAGAAATTTAGGTTACACTAAAGTCATGGTAATTTGACGTAGCACATGCGACATGTTTGCTGGAACTATCGTATAGTAATTGTTTGGTGCTCGACTATCACTATAATTTTCTTGATTCGTAGAGTATTACGGAGAAGGTTGTTTATAAGGTTTACGAAGAAAATCCTAATTGGACAGTAGCAAAGAGATCAGCATGGATAGATAGTCAAGTGTTTGGATTTAGTAGAGCTATTCAGGCATTTGGTTTGGATAGGTTTAAAAAGAATTGTACTTTAACGTATAACGGATTTAATTACGTTTTAGCGCATATGTTCCCACATACGGCACGGTATATGAATCCAACGCTTTCTCAAATGGGATTTGCTCACCTAGTAAGATCATCGTATACGAGAAATAACCTAGgcgtggaaaataaaaatttgtatttccttGTTTCTTTCTATATTTATTACAGGTCGACGAAGGAATCGGAGCAAAGACCAGTCTGGCGGAAGATATACAACATTCGTTGCAAGGTAAAGCGGAAAAGGTAAAGGATGCTGCAAAAATAGCCGCTGATTTAGCAAAAAAGAAGGCCGGAACGGTTTATGCTGCATATCAGCCTGAACAGTCGTAGATAAAACGACATTGTGGGGCGCGAACGACGATCCAAGATACTCGATGAATagagaaaatgaaaatgaaaaaataataatgCAGAAATAGAGGCAATGGATAATCCTATCGTTGACCGAATCGTTGGGAAATTGAGCGAGTGAATAAGGTGAAATTGTTGATAGTTATTCGGTAGCGTTCAGATTCATTTTCGTATTCGGATAAACAGgaaaatggaaattttatttaaacgacTGCACTACGATAGTTCAGCACAATGTTGCATCAACGTTATCATTCCTGCAAACTGCCAATTCACTTTTAACATTCATGTAAGGTATATTTGAGTTACGGACGGCaatatattttgaaatataaCCATCACTAACGATGCTAAATCGCGCGAACGTAACGATATTACAGTTGATCTGTACGGTGATATTCGAAAGACAACAAAATTTGTCGTGTCCTACCGTTGGAAGTACTTTTGTTTCTTCGAATATCCGTTTTGCTTCCGATGTTTAAACGTGATTACATTAGACACTAAAAGATAGATCAACGAAGAGATGAAACGAATTAGATTCGTAAAATATAAAGATGAAAATCAAGAATCGTAGGTAACATGTCGCAGCGATAGCGCATACGTACGTTGCCTGTAATAACGATTTTGCTTTTTATAGAAACAATTCAAATTTATTCTGTATCATTTTATGTATTCGATGATTTTCGTACGTAATTGTAAAACTGGAATTGCACTGGTATTAAAAAAGATCCGTGCAAAGTTTTTTCCAGCTATATAAACGCGTGTGTACAcgtgaaattgaaatatctcgtttaAATATTTCACGTAGTaaggaaaattgtataaattgtaGTTAGAGAGagagtgtatgtgtgtgtgcgtgtgtgtgtgtgtgtgtgtgtgtgtatgagagagagagagagagagagaagcagagACAGATAGACAGACAGTAACGAGTCTAcgttaaaaagaaaagaaagaaaaagtatTGATTTAACGTTTACCTGTAGTCAGTTACCATTGTAACACTGCAAATATTACATAGGCAAACAAATTTGTAATAttgaagtatataaatatactaTTAATTTAGTGAAAAGTAAGAGGTGATTAATTTGATATCATCTTCCCTTGTAGTAATTATTCGCATGTTTTATAATATCTGTAAAATTTGATTATAGATAAGTATAGATTTTGAAGAGGATGGATACGGAGTAGAATGGGAATGGTTGAAACGAAATACCCGCGACTAACCTTGAGAGGTGAATCTTTCGGAAAGTGGAATTTCCAGACGTAGTAATTTAATATGCACACATATAAGGCGTGTAGAGATTATGCGTAAGAAATCAAATACACGCCGCTTATTTTTACTGTACAGAAGGAGTAGGAATTAAGAGGATAAAGGTTGGGGAATAGACGATTATACGAAATGACGAATTTTCTTATCTTTAAAGACGCGACTGTGCAATGTAGAGAGTAGTGGTAAAACAGGAAAATCCAGTGTATTCCCGCTTTTTTTGTACGTGTATTTTTATGGACGATCGTGAATTCTCGCTACAATTGGCTGCTACTGGATGCTTACCGACCTTACATCTCGTCTGCGTCAGCTATAAAAGCCGCAGACGTTTGTTTTCATTCAGTAAACCCCTTGATCTCGCTGTACAAACGTACAGGGCCGTATCGAAGAGCGCGCGGGCGCCGCTTGTGTGCGCGAGTGTGTAAATATACGTATAGAGAAATAGGGCAGAGAAAGaggagataaaataaaaggaagagagagagagagagagagagagagagagaaagggaaagacGCGCATAATTAAGTAGAATGTGGTTACCTTGTGTAATGATATTAGGTGAGTATGTGTCGCGTGACGAGGAGAGAATATGgtagaaaaaaatgattttatattcTAACGTTGGGAACCGATGTTACAATTGTAGCTGTCGCATCGAGCAGGAGCGTGATTGGGTTTCCACAGGTAAGAAAGATTTAATCGTCTAATTGTCGGAATATTTCGTTGAATTTACAAGCGTTTAATTGCGGTCGATGGTGCGAAGAACGATGAATTGTTGGATATCAACGGTGGGGTTGAATCGGTAAGCAACACGTTCGTAGACGGATTCATTTTTGACGGGCCGGTAAACGGACGAGCGACGATTAGCACTTCTACGAGCACAACCACCACCACCAGCACCACTACCACCGCCACTTCTGCCGTTGATTCCCAATTCGACGACTGTTTCAACGCGTGTCCGGTGAGTGACGGaaaatttctttcctcttcttttcttttcttcctttgCTTTAAGATCGCGTAAAGATCGCGTAAAGATCGCGTAAAGATCGCGTAATAATTCTCTCGGATAACGCAGTGATggaaaatttctattcttcgTTTTCTTTCTCGTTTGCTCCGTCGCGTATAAATTGCCGCGGAGGATACAAAGTGACGACGTTCCTTAGATTGCCGTATCCGATTAGCTCGCGATACGTGTTACATATCCTCGGAACGCTGTCTATTGGCGATGCGTAATATCGGGTGTGACGAGTTATCGTGGTCGGCGTGTATCGAGAAAGGAAAGGCGGTAGAGAATAAGAGAGGATGAAACTATTTTCAGAGAACGCCGGAATATAATCCGGTGTGCGGGACGGACAACGTGAACTACGACAACCCGGGGCAATTAGGCTGCGCTTCGAGATGCGGAAAACCAGGTGAGAAACCAGTTTGGCGCGTTATTCCTCGGCTAAAACGAGCTTGTCGTTATTTGTTGCAGACATTTCGCTAAGTCACTACGGAAAATGCAGCACGAGATTAAGGCAGGGATAACGGTTTCGCGGTGACCACGTTTCGACGATCGAAAGAACATCGCGAATGCATCACGCTCGCCAACACTAGTTCTCTCCCGCTATAATTATGTAATTGTCTATTGATCGTTGCTTGGTCTTTAATACACGTGTTTCGATCGATAACGACTGCTACTCCATCCTTGCGTCTCTCCGTCCCATTCGTCGCTATTCATCCTATCGGTGGAATTGCCGCGAAGCGCGCGGTTGGATTGCATTGGAACGAAATGGAATGGAATGGAATGGGTCGGGTCGAGTCGGGTCAAGCGCGAGATAAGGAGGAAGCGTCGTGATCGGCCCATCTGACTCTTCGCGCGATTTCAAAGTTTCCTCCGTGAATACCGTACAAATGCCTGGCCAAGACGTTGGCTCTGTCCTCTTCCGCTCGCATGGCTGTTCGCCGGTACTGCGCGACGGCCAGCAGGCAGCCAACGATAAGCACGATCTGTACGATCAGTACGAAAATCAGCAGGCTCAAAGCAAGACTAGCGTCGATGCAAAGCAGCCCATCCACGGAGTCTGGGGAGAAGAAGTGGAAGAAGAAAAAGGGGAAGAGGAGCTTTTCTCCTAATATCCAGGGAGATAACATCGGTGGATAAAGGGGAAAGAAAGAGGGGGCGAGACTTACTAGCACTAGCACCGCCGGTGATTAACACGGTATCGGGAGATCCGTTTTCTCTCGAAGACAAACGATCAGCCGAAGATGCGACGGGATTTTGAACGATTATAGAGAGCTGCAACGGTAACTCTTCCGGGGTGGCATCTCGGTTCGTTTCTTCCGTTTCGGTGCGATAAGCCGTGGATGCGTTGTTCCCAGACTCGCTGGCTCGTTTTCTCTTTCCGTAAGAAAGTTTCTCACCGTTGCAGTTGGTCTGTAACGCAGGAGGAACGAAGGAGGATGAAGCTCGGTAAGAGAAGAACCAGCAGGTGGTAGCGACGATTGCGCGTCTCACTCACCGCGGTACATTTGTCCAAGCAGAATCGAACGATCACGTTAAATCGAACTAGCTGACTGTCGGGGAACTTGAAGGCCGTGAAAGTGGCGATCAAGGAACGGCCGTCGTCTGGATCCTTGGAGAGAACGGGGAAGGTGGTTGGGTCAGTGGGACAACCGACTTGATTTAGTAACAGATAGGAGGCATCGCCGGAAGCGCTGCTGGCTACGAGGTGTCCCGCGGTAATGTCATAAGGGCCTACGAAATCGTCCAGTGTAGCGAATTCGCGCGTACGcgtacagagaaagagagagagagagagagagagagagagagagaggcaggtTTCATTTACCGTCCGATGGGTTCAGTTGGATCTTCAAAGTGAGCTTTTGTCCTAGATGCGTGACGGTGGCGTCTTTCGAGTTTTCGTCGAGAATTCTCATCGTCACCGATGGCGCTTGCGAGGACGCGTTCACTATCGTCGAAGAGATCGGTGGTACTCCTGCGCTAAATAagaggaaaaatgaaaaacgacgTGTAGCGAATTGGGAGCGCGAGTATGGTAGAAATAAGCGAGTCGAGGATTATTCTCACTTTGGATCGAGGAAGCTGAAGCTCGAGTGGACGGTGACGTTTTTCGGTTGCGGAGGTTCTCGCTCGTTCAACGAGCATCCGACTTTGACCGCTTGATCGCCGAGTCGTTGAACGATCGGATTGAATTGTACGACGATCGTTGCCCAAACCAGAGGCCGCGTTCTGTAATCGATCGTTTCGTTTCTCTGGTCGATAGTATAGGAAAGTTACTTAAAAACGGAGCGAGGGGGAAAGAGAGATTACCGATTTCGATCGTCGATGGAAAAGGCGGGATTCAATCCGCAGCGGAGTTTGCCATCGCGGATTTTGTCCGCGGCTGGGAGAGGTAAGGTGAACGAGGTACGGTTACCACCTGTACCTTCGACGCCGCAGGTGTCCGCGTGTCCGCTCGAGTAGATCCGACCGTAGAAGCCGTCGTTGGTTTTTAACTCGATCGTCATCGTCGAATCGTTGCATCGTACCTTGACTGCCGATCGGAAGAACGAAAGACGCGGCTATACTTTGGATCGGGGTTCGCTCGCGATTGGCTACTCACGATCCAAACAGGGTTCCCGTTCTCTGTAGATCGCGTTGGCCAGGGTGATCAGCGAGCTAACGCCGAGGCTGGTGGTGTCCTCGGAATGCAACAGGCAAACTGGTTCGCCGGACGAATTGTCGAAGGTGTATCCTCGACAGACGAAACCGTCCACGCTGGAATCGCACCTGCTCTCGCACTGCGTCCGTTCGTCGTTCGTCGTCAACGCACACAACGGAGGATAGGGTAACGAATATAGGAAATAAGTAGGGCGCGCCTAATCAAACATACTACCTGGTTCTCGTCGAGATCGGTCAGAGCGACGTCCGAGTACGGTAGCGAAGCGTTCTGGAATTCCGCGTAGGAGCAATACTCGCGTCTAGCTGAAAGGAGGGAAAAAGATTGGAAGGGCTGGATCGGCCGGGCGCGGCTGCAGCAGGATCTGGCTTACAGAGGTTTCGACATTGGTCCCAAAGGTACTCGTCCCTGTACATGGAGGCCCTGTACGCCCTAGGTCTGGTGCCTCGTTCGTGCAAAGAGAGGGAGCATCGGCCGAGCGCGGCCTGGTCGGACGAGAGCGGTTTCGCGGTGCGGAATTCCGCGGACTCGCAGCTCCTTCCTGCAATCGAATCGCCTTATCCGTTTAACCTCTCTCTGTaatacctctctctctccggtggCGCTTACCTGTCTCGATGCATTTCTCGTAACATCGATTCCTGGTGATCGGGTCGGGCAGATGGAAGGCACCGGAGTCGATCAACACCGCTCCCGGACTCCGTTCCACTTGCCAAAGTCTACGTCGCTGGCAGCTGGCTGGAACTAGGTAGCGGACAGAAGGGAAGAATAACCCGTGTGGTTCCCCGTCTCGTTGGCAAACTTACCCTTCGCGCAGACTCGATGGTAAAACACGGAATTCGCTTCGGGCACTAGTTCGTCGTCGTCGGTTTGTACGGTGTAACAAACGCTCCTACCGAAATCTATCACGAATGCGGTGCAGTTGACGCGTTTGCATCTGAAACTCGAGAAAAGACACGGTTGGTCGGATGGTTGCCGCGAACGACGAGATCGTTCGTCTACCACCTACCTTTCGAAGCAAGGTTTCGTTATGCCGTTCGAGTTGACCGCGCTATAGAGAACCGCGTGCGACTCGACGGTGTCCGGTTTCACGCCAGCAATTTTCTCCCAGCTAACGTAGGAACAGCGTTCTTCTCCCTCTGGAAGCAGAGGGATCGGGAACGAGCGATGGATCGAGGATGGACGGTTGGCCAAACGTTTTCTTACCTGTTTCCGCGAGAAATCCGCATATCGCGATCCCTAGGAAAAGACGAACGATCGCCGGCATGTTTACAGACGGTCTGCCGATGGCATTGCGCGCGTACGCGCGTACGCGCGCAATCGGTCTGCTGGAGGAGCTGCGATACCGTGCCAAGGATCTTCGGGATGGTTGGCTATTCGCGCCACGCGATTCACCGAAATCGCTTACGTAAACCAGATGGAAAAATGGACGGTCGCGGCGGCGAGGCGTGTCCAGGGAGAAGGATCGGAACGGAAGTTGCCGAGTAGTATTCCAGTTTGGTCGTAGCGAGGAAGATGCGAACGAATCGCAATTTCGCGAGCAACTGACGCGCTTTGGTCGAAGGTGCGTACGCGTTCACCTGCATCGTCGTAAAAACGAATAGGCACGAACTGGTGGGCGTCCGCCCGCGCCCGCCAGCTCCATGGTCCACGAACGAATAATCGCGACGCGTCGTGGAATCGCGTAAGCTGCTCGAGTTGCGAAACGCGTCAGTCCCGAGATAGAATGGTCGGACGATCGAGGTCTAGAGCCAGGCGGCGGCGCGACGTCTCGGCGATTCGCGGTAATATTCGAAGAAGGAAATTTgcgttaggtctgggttaggttggGCGTCGAGAGCAGGCTCTTCGGTCGAGCGCGCGCGTTCACGGACGCTTACGGCGATGAATGCGACAAAAGGTTGGACGCGACTCCCCCCCCGCCCGCTGGTGCATCGATGCCTGTCGCGATTAGTCCAATATTTCCGAGGGCCGTTAATCGAACCGATCGGCCGGTGGAATTGCCAGGATTCGACTGTGCGGATTCCGGTAACGGACGGTGGGTCGGAGGGAGGGTAACGCGCGGACACGCGATACCGTGGCAGTCCGACAGCTCGATGACGCGATCCTCGATTAGAGGCGTCCTTCGACTTACGCAACCGCCACGTTTTACCAACGTTTACGCTTTCCATCCTCGTCCGCGACTTTCCGCCGTTTCTCGGACCAACGATGCGAGTCGCGTG
Above is a genomic segment from Lasioglossum baleicum unplaced genomic scaffold, iyLasBale1 scaffold2131, whole genome shotgun sequence containing:
- the LOC143221268 gene encoding uncharacterized protein LOC143221268, whose amino-acid sequence is MPAIVRLFLGIAICGFLAETEERCSYVSWEKIAGVKPDTVESHAVLYSAVNSNGITKPCFERCKRVNCTAFVIDFGRSVCYTVQTDDDELVPEANSVFYHRVCAKVPASCQRRRLWQVERSPGAVLIDSGAFHLPDPITRNRCYEKCIETGRSCESAEFRTAKPLSSDQAALGRCSLSLHERGTRPRAYRASMYRDEYLWDQCRNLSRREYCSYAEFQNASLPYSDVALTDLDENQCESRCDSSVDGFVCRGYTFDNSSGEPVCLLHSEDTTSLGVSSLITLANAIYREREPCLDLKVRCNDSTMTIELKTNDGFYGRIYSSGHADTCGVEGTGGNRTSFTLPLPAADKIRDGKLRCGLNPAFSIDDRNRTRPLVWATIVVQFNPIVQRLGDQAVKVGCSLNEREPPQPKNVTVHSSFSFLDPNAGVPPISSTIVNASSQAPSVTMRILDENSKDATVTHLGQKLTLKIQLNPSDGPYDITAGHLVASSASGDASYLLLNQVGCPTDPTTFPVLSKDPDDGRSLIATFTAFKFPDSQLVRFNVIVRFCLDKCTATNCNGEKLSYGKRKRASESGNNASTAYRTETEETNRDATPEELPLQLSIIVQNPVASSADRLSSRENGSPDTVLITGGASASKSRPLFLSFFFHFFSPDSVDGLLCIDASLALSLLIFVLIVQIVLIVGCLLAVAQYRRTAMRAEEDRANVLARHLYGIHGGNFEIARRVRWADHDASSLSRA
- the LOC143221267 gene encoding uncharacterized protein LOC143221267, with translation MWLPCVMILAVASSRSVIGFPQNDELLDINGGVESVSNTFVDGFIFDGPVNGRATISTSTSTTTTTSTTTTATSAVDSQFDDCFNACPRTPEYNPVCGTDNVNYDNPGQLGCASRCGKPDISLSHYGKCSTRLRQG
- the LOC143221273 gene encoding protein preli-like translates to MVKYYENSIIFQFNWNQVANGFWQRYPNPNSTHVLTEDTVSRKVKNGILYTTRLLTKTNRVPKWGERFINKNTVKIIEESAVDPKTKTLTTYTRNLGYTKVMSITEKVVYKVYEENPNWTVAKRSAWIDSQVFGFSRAIQAFGLDRFKKNCTLTYNGFNYVLAHMFPHTARYMNPTLSQMGFAHLVDEGIGAKTSLAEDIQHSLQGKAEKVKDAAKIAADLAKKKAGTVYAAYQPEQS